One region of Priestia megaterium genomic DNA includes:
- a CDS encoding glutaredoxin family protein: MEVVLYTKNGCHLCDDAKKLLAEMQSEFPFQLMERDIYKNDEWLEKYHLAIPVVEMDGEEVEYGKITGIPLRKRLLLKIGNT, translated from the coding sequence GTGGAAGTCGTACTATATACCAAAAATGGCTGTCATTTATGCGATGATGCAAAGAAGCTGCTTGCAGAGATGCAGTCTGAGTTTCCCTTTCAGCTTATGGAACGAGATATTTACAAAAACGATGAGTGGCTGGAAAAGTATCACCTTGCGATTCCTGTAGTAGAAATGGATGGAGAAGAAGTGGAATATGGAAAAATAACAGGTATCCCATTAAGAAAACGCTTACTTTTAAAAATAGGCAACACATGA